Proteins from one Triticum aestivum cultivar Chinese Spring chromosome 7A, IWGSC CS RefSeq v2.1, whole genome shotgun sequence genomic window:
- the LOC123152447 gene encoding ethylene-responsive transcription factor ERF086-like, with protein sequence MAAAAAGESTRLIGVRKKGEDKFGAAIMHPVTKTFLWLGTYSLPEVAACAYDLAARELKGAKAKLNFAYAPPARLVKEVITAPRHRSHGHEAPLFQVVTLPPDPTSPPPPPPKLVVYFPFPIEVPASNPPPVPTYPFLHMPRPARARLSPQPAHAPAPKTQPPIQRMNVMVQAESCLSSSRKTLGASSSRRLVFKKPKLVVVSVTLSAPTEGTGDNFTKPWYCPYFPVV encoded by the coding sequence atggcagcggcggcagcgggtgAGAGCACCAGGTTAATTGGGGTGAGGAAGAAGGGGGAGGACAAGTTCGGTGCGGCGATCATGCACCCGGTGACCAAGACGTTCCTGTGGCTAGGGACGTACTCGTTGCCCGAGGTCGCTGCGTGCGCCTATGACCTCGCAGCTAGGGAGCTCAAGGGCGCAAAGGCAAAGCTCAACTTCGCTTACGCTCCGCCGGCCAGACTGGTTAAGGAGGTGATTACTGCACCGAGGCACCGCAGCCACGGTCACGAAGCACCGCTCTTTCAGGTCGTTACATTGCCACCAGACCCCACAtcaccgcctccaccaccgcctaAGCTCGTGGTTTACTTTCCCTTCCCCATAGAAGTGCCCGCCAGCAACCCCCCGCCAGTGCCAACATACCCGTTCCTGCACATGCCGCGTCCGGCACGAGCACGGCTCAGCCCGCAACCAGCGCACGCGCCCGCTCCAAAGACACAGCCGCCGATCCAACGGATGAACGTCATGGTGCAGGCGGAAAGCTGCTTAAGCTCCTCAAGGAAAACCCTAGGGGCTTCTTCGTCGCGCCGCCTGGTGTTCAAGAAACCCAAGCTGGTCGTAGTTTCCGTTACCCTTAGTGCTCCTACAGAAGGAACGGGTGACAATTTCACCAAGCCGTGGTATTGCCCTTATTTTCCTGTTGTTTAG